From the genome of Bactrocera oleae isolate idBacOlea1 chromosome 2, idBacOlea1, whole genome shotgun sequence, one region includes:
- the LOC106616249 gene encoding uncharacterized protein — translation MCWCLRVYWTVLHNLFTRFVTTFADSVYNSDLCARLMCCSHSTCCFCCGHCLFYKHTQREARKSNDNDEEQSELTLADIEEGLAKANSPFQHHDYVIVDDIDANYLEIERRKIETEHYYRLVDRASAEHILNCREDGACLVRPFKEADLSIKYIVTVYAQQQYFHLFIRQLSGKDSYSIGQQKPNEKIFKSPSDIIDFYSLNALQCTNKNISVCLVLKPIVT, via the exons ATGTGCTGGTGTTTACGTGTCTATTGGACTGTTTTGCATAATTTGTTCACACGATTTGTGACAACATTTGCCGATTCCGTATATAACAGTGATCTGTGTGCGCGTTTAATGTGTTGTTCGCATtctacttgttgtttttgttgtggtcATTGTTTGTTTTATAAACATACTCAGCGTGAAGCGCGCAAATCAAATGATAATGACGAAGAGCAGAGTGAATTAACGCTAGCGGATATTGAAGAGGGGCTAGCCAAAGCAAACTCTCCATTTCAACACCACGATTACGTCATAGTTG ATGATATAGACGCTAATTATCTGGAAATTGAGCGCCGTAAAATCGAAACAGAACATTATTATCGTCTAGTAGATCGCGCATCTGCTGAGCATATTCTCAATTGCCGCGAAGATGGTGCCTGCCTAGTGCGACCGTTCAAAGAAGCG GATCTATCAATAAAGTATATCGTAACGGTTTATGCACAGCAACAATATTTCCACCTCTTCATCAGGCAATTAAGTGGCAAAGATTCTTACAGCATCGGACAGCAAAAGCCAAATGAGAAAATATTCAAGTCGCCAAGCGATATAATCGATTTTTATAGCCTTAATGCATTACaatgtacaaataaaaatattagcgtATGTTTAGTATTAAAACCAATAGTTACTTAG
- the LOC106616264 gene encoding uncharacterized protein gives MVTGYIFDIIVVRIDTPMQRYDDPNLFAVDVNYNNVSLSITASRINVAEFRSGRSYEFESTPDDLRADMEASPLKLTVKYDNVIVGSGAMIWPPSVLNKVSEAANEITHVDECELMFDEDKVGTVEVIVRLQCKCQENCDDFMADRDDIRHHLDKVINPHDILFVVGDTTKEDECTGLLPDTNHTCDGDRYTTALDLSRYRAINGRLVPTPDVLNTCGNTECCELKKMSNTYQKLIDSIAAANDKRSCRASTHIRECPHENKYSSSSTRDSSDCRFPCSCFANQHSENGAFAGEKLINICPQAPPNTNQTVMHTPRLCPVCKENISWLPKLACCPKCGYKPVPYVEEKPYNEKMTADQILQEYLDKQSSGTDQKLSDCCRHDGGEMPSTNEKKECRCTCKNGKICAHCRIRKLCEDIFQPPRPPEEPEPDCGKCESDEMFNVCKTSSKDCRPYLARVFSELRDLYDIKKAQYKPFKQDERCEKELQGSGGRQKKRPPQDSTDKSEKQKRSPQEEEQPSRRKKKTRTRAKPNEVEQTKRDKKAYTYGGSFPVKDARHLKCVNGFNIGKKNVPRNMGWLWNLDTNGQRRGWKPGAIRKPIKEIMRFFLKDYPADTIRVSQYAYRDQGKGDGKECGEEMVQRPTLHICKKNDEYFITLRPLKDAEALKECADPYLNMRPIQFKITKNPLMVEMSKLKRCLKQMGFAKCTCHKPVIECFCRSFLDKKRLEYQVSKECRKREIPCCNSTLVLSDTTDSDVEFDFGVTPPAGVIKPERLKKPNLVNHGTQYVENDWNIQPKYPFPPNRFMKAYNCATGAHYDFSGGGWGGGWGGGPGGGPGGGWRGGRGGWGPGGGRGGRGWGPGGGRGGWGPGGGRGGFGPGGGRGGGAGGWGPGGRGGRGGGRGGWGGAGGGGPGGGPGGGPGGPGAIGPDGKPIPGGGVDMMKYLKQGKGGGGAGGGGPGGSAYQARLRRERLTEVPPPLLCMIDRRRKPDPCYYPCYSPCYPSCYSPCYPCGDCCYPCPERIC, from the exons ATGGTCACAGGTTACATATTCGATATAATCGTAGTGCGTATTGACACGCCTATGCAAAGATATGACGATCCTAATCTCTTCGCTGTCGATGTCAATTACAACAACGTCTCGCTAAGCATCACCGCCAGCCGTATCAATGTGGCCGAGTTTCGCTCCGGACGCAGTTATGAATTCGAGTCGACGCCAGATGACCTGCGCGCCGACATGGAGGCGAGTCCACTCAAGCTAACCGTCAAATATGATAACGTCATTGTAG GGTCCGGTGCGATGATTTGGCCGCCTTCAGTGCTTAATAAAGTATCGGAAGCAGCTAACGAGATTACACATGTCGATGAGTGTGAGCTCATGTTCGATGAGGATAAAGTGGGAACTGTTGAGGTGATCGTGCGTTTGCAATGTAAATGTCAAGAAAATTG CGATGACTTCATGGCCGATCGCGATGATATTCGTCATCACTTGGACAAGGTAATCAACCCACATGATATTCTCTTTGTGGTCGGCGATACTACCAAGGAAGACGAATGTACTGGTCTATTGCCCGATACAAATCACACCTGTGATGGCGATCGCTACACGACAGCGCTCGACTTGTCACGCTATCGTGCGATTAACGGCCGACTGGTACCAACACCTGATGTGCTAAATACCTGCGGTAATACGGAGTGCTGCGAGTTGAAG AAAATGTCCAACACATATCAGAAATTGATCGATTCCATAGCGGCGGCGAACGATAAGCGTTCGTGCCGGGCAAGCACCCACATACGCGAATGTCCACACGAAAATAAGTATTCCTCGAGCAGTACTAGGGATAGCTCAG ATTGCAGATTTCCATGCTCTTGTTTCGCCAATCAACACTCGGAGAATGGCGCATTTGCCggcgaaaaactcattaatatTTGTCCACAAGCACCGCCAAATACCAATCAGACGGTCATGCACACACCGAG ACTTTGTCCAGTCTGCAAAGAGAATATCTCTTGGCTCCCAAAACTTGCCTGCTGTCCTAAATGTGGCTACAAGCCGGTACCGTACGTGgaagagaagccatacaatgaaAAAATGACCGCCGATCAAATACTACAGGAGTACTTGGATAAACAGTCAAGCGGCACCGATCAGAAGTTAAGCGACTGCTGTCGGCATGATGGTGGCGAAATGCCATCAACCAACGAAAAGAAAGAATGCCGTTGTACTTGTAAAAATGGCAAGATATGCGCCCATTGTCGCATACGTAAGCTGTGTGAAGATATCTTCCAGCCACCGCGACCGCCAGAAGAACCTGAACCGGATTGCGGAAAGTGTGAATCAGATGAAATGTTCAATGTATGCAAGACCAGCAGTAAAGACTGTCGTCCTTATCTAGCACGCGTATTCTCGGAGCTAAGAGATCTATATGATATAAAGAAGGCACAGTATAAACCCTTCAAACAAGATGAGCGCTGTGAAAAAGAATTGCAAGGCTCAGGCGGCCGTCAAAAGAAACGTCCACCACAAGATAGTACTGATAAATCAGAGAAACAGAAGAGAAGTCCACAGGAGGAGGAGCAACCCTCTAGACGAAAGAAAAAAACTCGAACAAGAGCTAAGCCGAATGAAGTCGAGCAAACCAAGAGGGATAAGAAAGC CTACACGTATGGCGGCTCTTTTCCAGTCAAGGACGCTCGTCACCTGAAGTGCGTCAACGGCTTTAACATCggcaaaaaaaatgttccacGTAACATGGGTTGGTTGTGGAATTTGGATACGAATGGCCAAAGGCGAGGCTGGAAACCGGGCGCCATACGCAAACCCATTAAAGAGATTATGAGATTCTTTCTGAAAGATTATCCAGCCGACACGATACGCGTTTCTCAATACGCATATCGCGATCAAGGCAAAGGTGATGGTAAAGAGTGCGGGGAGGAGATGGTACAAAGACCAACATTACATATTTGTAAAAAGAATGACGAGTACTTCATAACGCTACGTCCACTTAAAGATGCCGAAGCTTTGAAGGAATGCGCCGATCCTTATCTTAACATGAGAcccatacaatttaaaataaccaaaaatccGTTAATGGTGGAAATGAGTAAATTGAAGCGCTGCCTCAAACAAATGGGCTTCGCCAAGTGTACTTGCCACAAACCAGTAATTGAGTGCTTCTGTCGAAGTTTCTTGGATAAGAAGCGATTAGAGTATCAGGTCAGTAAGGAATGTCGCAAGCGTGAAATACCCTGCTGTAATAGCACGCTGGTGCTGTCCGACACCACCGACTCTGATGTGGAGTTTGATTTCGGTGTAACACCACCTGCTGGCGTTATTAAACCAGAGCGTCTTAAGAAGCCTAACCTAGTCAACCATGGTACACAGTATGTAGAGAACGACTGGAATATACAGCCGAAGTATCCATTTCCGCCCAACAGATTCATGAAAGCATATAATTGTGCAACTGGTGCACATTACGATTTCAGTGGAGGAGGTTGGGGTGGTGGTTGGGGCGGTGGCCCCGGTGGTGGTCCTGGCGGCGGCTGGCGTGGAGGTAGAGGTGGTTGGGGTCCTGGTGGTGGCAGAGGTGGTAGGGGTTGGGGACCAGGTGGTGGTCGAGGTGGCTGGGGTCCTGGTGGTGGTAGAGGCGGTTTTGGACCTGGAGGCGGTAGAGGTGGTGGCGCCGGTGGTTGGGGTCCAGGTGGTAGAGGTGGGCGCGGTGGGGGCCGAGGTGGTTGGGGTGGCGCAGGCGGCGGTGGTCCAGGTGGTGGACCCGGTGGCGGACCTGGCGGTCCTGGTGCAATCGGTCCGGATGGCAAACCAATACCCGGTGGAGGTGTTGATATgatgaaatatttgaaacaagGCAAAGGTGGTGGTGGTGCTGGCGGTGGTGGTCCTGGAGGATCTGCATATCAAGC GCGACTGCGGCGTGAGCGTTTAACCGAAGTTCCTCCTCCTTTGCTCTGTATGATTGATCGTCGTAGGAAACCAGATCCTTGTTATTATCCATGTTATTCTCCCTGCTATCCGTCTTGCTATTCTCCGTGCTATCCGTGTGGCGATTGTTGTTATCCGTGTCCAGAACGAATATGTTGA
- the LOC106616246 gene encoding mitochondria-eating protein, protein MADSRERIRGPPRDGREFLTSPRQVLRRLMLLSEGRQYREAAGVVGRLGPSVLRSVIAELPIDLLLEHLPHSAYLLESFFTRLITVNPSPKPEVPIESVVWQLVRLFSYPHESAMRQRCAKLTQAIAQYEPNLRQTLRERRKSFDNAVQGLGVHGLTTDATGQLISLHHALKTELQRHLDIYKMAIHKLEELSMVNAHQDPAHSSHQRLLAINYGDIQQRLIENKTLLTMLDKPALKQLACLMENLSQRVENDKEVLKCVGQVKRLDGKACIEKRPAAGLLMNFAQGCEAVLQLMGPESLPTSPTAICSGSNSSNCSDGYHSDDSTSEETSEMVTQYRTLYLENRADTLEALDGLPQLKHVQNLKAKILFSIIVLSFRLCHAMRERKVIEVRRVLNCALDSSSESTLALDRSVRTHLQETVEFFPVGEIERSVFNQVLSTLHEYPCLESCPPLTHFVSACVRLAWRMINQKSPYYLDSDFNLGFLRPEKHERHSQSDRRSDLIKAFLWPALMQNNHCVFKAIVAT, encoded by the exons ATGGCCGATAGTCGAGAGCGTATACGTGGTCCACCACGAGATGGTCGCGAATTTCTCACAAGTCCCAGACAGGTATTGCGTCGCTTAATGTTACTCTCCGAGGGACGTCAATACAGAGAGGCGGCAGGTGTTGTGGGTCGACTGGGGCCGTCCGTTTTGCGTTCAGTTATAGCAGAGTTGCCCATCGACTTGCTGCTGGAACATTTGCCACACAGCGCCTATCTGTTGGAGTCATTTTTTACAAG ATTAATCACCGTTAACCCCTCACCAAAACCGGAGGTGCCCATAGAATCGGTTGTGTGGCAGCTGGTGCGTCTCTTTTCATATCCCCACGAATCAGCTATGCGGCAACGTTGTGCAAAGCTTACACAAGCCATAGCACAGTATGAACCCAATTTACGTCAGACACTGCGCGAGCGCCGAAAATCCTTCGATAACGCTGTACAAGGTTTGGGTGTTCACGGTCTCACCACAGACGCCACCGGTCAGCTAATATCATTGCATCATGCGCTCAAGACCGAATTGCAAAGGCATTTGGATATATACAAAATGGCCATACATAAATTGGAGGAGCTGAGCATGGTAAACGCGCATCAAGATCCAGCACATTCCTCGCATCAACGGTTACTTGCCATCAACTACGGTGACATACAACAAAGACTGATCGAGAACAAAACCCTACTCACCATGCTGGATAAGCCGGCATTAAAGCAGCTAGCATGTCTTATGGAGAATCTTAGTCAACGTGTGGAGAACGACAAAGAGGTGCTGAAGTGTGTGGGTCAAGTGAAACGTTTAGATGGTAAGGCTTGTATAGAGAAACGACCGGCGGCGGGGTTGCTAATGAACTTTGCACAAGGCTGCGAAGCCGTGCTACAGCTTATGGGTCCCGAAAGTCTACCAACAAGTCCGACTGCCATTTGCAGCGGTAGCAACAGTAGTAACTGCAGTGATGGCTATCATTCGGATGATTCAACCAGCGAAGAAACGAG TGAAATGGTAACTCAATACCGTACGCTATATCTGGAGAACCGAGCGGACACTTTGGAGGCTTTGGATGGATTGCCGCAGCTGAAACATGTTCAAAATTTGAAAGCGAAAATACTCTTTTCGATAATTGTG TTGTCATTTCGTCTGTGCCATGCTATGCGCGAAAGGAAAGTAATTGAAGTGCGCCGGGTATTGAATTGCGCCTTGGACTCGTCGAGTGAGAGTACGCTTGCCTTGGATCGTTCGGTGCGCACACATTTGCAGGAGACCGTTGAATTCTTTCCGGTTGGAGAAATTGAACGTTCCGTTTTCAATCAG GTGCTTTCCACTCTCCACGAATATCCCTGCTTGGAATCATGTCCACCCTTAACGCATTTCGTCAGCGCCTGCGTACGCTTGGCTTGGCGCATGATTAACCAGAAGTCACCTTACTACCTTGATAGTGATTTCAATCTTg GTTTCTTGCGCCCGGAGAAGCACGAACGGCATTCACAATCAGATCGGCGCTCCGACTTGATCAAAGCATTTCTTTGGCCAGCGCTAATGCAGAACAACCACTGTGTATTCAAAGCGATAGTAGCCACTTAG
- the LOC106616217 gene encoding uncharacterized protein, which yields MCANFDTSLWWKGHHRTNGVLLLLLLLLKPTFIQTLREMIDENGFDYLKINSNKHYANTTNMPERQASSEDSGVLHYFRFHGFEPRALSTYTWTTSTSRPTVEVERKSIGSKESANAISKNVPENRKARGIHFEADGKDLSINLEFIIPFLRVPIARSVQITQAAFRKLADLNSDTLLLSSGFAIVGAIIAAIIKTLTTPTLLGYGYKKASRAADFMDGLNFASYVPTTDQGDTVTKSIIKVQDMLNVLEGNLYANHINISVCAQRAICSYVQQATTGVRTGLGSPTDRIIDGLISLDLLKNYLNGTALHNAIDMGRTKGITDCELIYRDCEWSKLQNKAWEIAKKFFIGYLGRQHFLSAVSYKTKFFTKFPVEAFRPSSKADGYTLENLQFNTKYLQIFLVNMLLNALIVALLPLGGYATDTTNIFLPSERSGHNSFFSFLPLGDDVAMGLDFELPFLKEDKYGNSPAMVNINTASLITSGLLTGGSLIVGHLLRSLTFLKGRSFEDVETLLLKGGIKKTEKKKFNEEETEKREKRYFDSQNNSYDAKNIFNYFRLVYKNDTGERIETTLPSLFARIEETFLDKKIDISACVQKTICLMLQESSQKVRHGQATSMQKIVDGLTSFSWVLDVFAPYGELRKAIKAGKTNVNTSCVIAYPTCHWSNPASELTELLCNHVKFT from the exons ATGTGTGCGAATTTCGACACGAGCCTATGGTGGAAGGGCCACCATCGAACCAACGGTGttttactgttattgttgttgcttttaaagCCAACATTTATACAAACATTGCGTGAAATGATCGATGAGAATGGTTTTGATTATTTAAAGATTAACAGCAACAAGCATTATGCAAATACAACGAATATGCCTGAACGCCAAGCATCAAGTGAAGACAGTGGGGTATTACATTACTTTCGGTTCCATGGCTTCGAACCGCGTGCGCTGAGCACCTACACTTGGACTACATCGACAAGCAGACCAACAGTGGAGGTGGAAAGAAAATCTATTGGCAGTAAAGAAAGTGCTAATGCGATCAGCAAAAATGTACCGGAAAACCGCAAGGCTCGTGGTATACACTTTGAGGCCGACGGCAAAGATCTTTCCATCAATCTGGAATTCATTATACCGTTTCTGCGTGTGCCCATCGCGCGTAGTGTTCAAATCACACAAGCGGCTTTTCGTAAATTGGCCGATTTGAATTCGGATACACTGCTGCTCAGCAGTGGCTTTGCAATTGTGGGCGCAATTATAGCAGCGATTATAAAAACCTTGACGACACCTACGCTCCTTGGTTATGGCTATAAAAAAGCCTCACGAGCTGCGGACTTCATGGATGGCTTAAATTTCGCCAGTTATGTGCCGACGACCGATCAAGGTGATACAGTAACGAAATCTA TTATCAAAGTTCAAGATATGCTAAATGTTTTGGAGGGCAATCTATATGCAAACCACATAAATATAAGCGTTTGCGCTCAGCGAGCGATCTGCAGTTATGTGCAGCAAGCCACAACAGGCGTACGCACAGGATTGGGCTCACCCACTGATCGCATTATCGATGGACTTATCAG TTTGGATCTGCTGAAGAACTATTTGAATGGCACCGCTTTGCATAATGCTATAGACATGGGTCGTACGAAGGGTATCACGGATTGTGAGCTCATATATCGCGATTGTGAATGGTCGAAACTGCAAAATAAAGCTTGGGAAATAGCGAAGAAGTTTTTTATTGGATATCTCGGGAGACAG CATTTCCTTTCTGCGGTCTCATATAAAACGAaattcttcacgaaatttcctGTAGAAGCTTTTAGACCATCATCCAAGGCTGACGGGTATACACTTGAAAATTTACAGtttaacacaaaatatttgcaGATATTTCTGGTAAATATGTTACTAAATGCTTTAATAGTTGCGCTCTTGCCATTGGGTGGTTACGCAACGGACACCaccaatatttttttaccatCCGAACGCAGTGGACACAATAGCTTTTTCTCATTTCTTCCACTCGGTGACGATGTGGCAATGGGACTGGATTTTGAGTTGCCTTTCCTTAAGGAAGACAAGTACGGCAACTCTCCG GCTATGGTGAACATCAATACAGCATCTTTGATAACCAGTGGTCTATTGACCGGTGGTAGCCTGATTGTGGGGCATCTTCTGCGTTCACTTACTTTTCTTAAAGGACGATCGTTTGAGGATGTAGAGACGTTGCTTTTGAAAGGTGGCATCAAAAAGACtgagaagaaaaaatttaatgaggAAGAAACAGAGAAAAGAGAGAAACGTTACTTCGATTCCCAAAATAATTCTTacgatgctaaaaatattttcaattactttcgtttagTCTACAAAAATGACACCGGCGAGCGAATTG AGACGACACTACCAAGCCTTTTTGCACGTATCGAGGAGACATTCTTGGATAAAAAAATCGACATCAGTGCTTGCGTGCAAAAAACCATTTGTCTAATGCTGCAGGAATCCAGTCAAAAAGTGCGTCACGGACAGGCGACAAGCATGCAAAAAATCGTCGATGGTTTGACGAGCTTTTCGTGGGTGTTGGATGTGTTCGCGCCTTACGGAGAGTTGAGAAAAGCGATAAAGGCGGGCAAAACGAATGTAAATACGAGTTGTGTAATCGCATATCCCACATGTCACTGGTCCAATCCAGCAAGTGAACTAACAGAGCTCCTGTGCAATCATGTAAAGTTTACGTAG
- the Tpi gene encoding triosephosphate isomerase yields MLTTAERVVARLFIRPTSCKYFALQFTRSLSSCDKNKKHNKMSRQFCVGGNWKMNGDQKSIAELCKILSAGPLDPNTEVYVGVPAPYLIYVRSLLPQTINVAAQNCYKVEKGAFTGEISPAIIKDTGAGWVILGHSERRQIFKESDELIAEKVEHALAVGLKVVACIGETLEEREANKTQEVVARQMCAIAQKVKDWSNVVVAYEPVWAIGTGKTATPEQAQEVHAYLRQWLTENISKEVAATLRIQYGGSVTGANAKDLAKKPDIDGFLVGGASLKPEFVQIVNARQ; encoded by the exons atgttgACAACTGCCGAAAGGGTCGTTGCAAGGTTATTCATTCGACCAACTTCTTGCAAA taTTTTGCTTTGCAGTTTACTCGTTCTCTCAGCAGTTGCGATAAGaataaaaaacataacaaaatgTCACGTCAATTCTGCGTTGGTGGTAACTGGAAGATGAATGGCGATCAGAAATCCATTGCCGAATTGTGTAAAATTCTTTCTGCAGGACCATTAGATCCCAACACAGAGGTGTATGTCGGCGTACCAGCTCCATATCTCATTTACGTACGCAGTCTATTACCTCAGACCATCAATGTGGCCGCACAAAATTGTTACAAAGTAGAAAAGGGTGCGTTTACTGGTGAAATTTCGCCCGCTATTATTAAAGACACCGGTGCCGGTTGGGTAATTTTGGGACATTCGGAACGCCGTCAAATATTTAAGGAGAGCGATGAACTTATTGCCGAGAAGGTCGAACATGCGTTGGCAGTTGGTTTAAAAGTAGTCGCATGCATTGGCGAAACTCTGGAGGAACGTGAAGCCAATAAGACACAAGAGGTTGTCGCTAGACAAATGTGTGCGATAGCACAGAAGGTGAAGGACTGGTCGAATGTTGTTGTCGCTTATGAGCCAGTATGGGCCATTGGCACAGGCAAAACAGCCACTCCCGAACAG GCACAAGAAGTGCACGCCTACCTCCGTCAATGGTTGACCGAGAACATTTCAAAGGAAGTAGCTGCCACATTACGCATTCAATACGGTGGCTCCGTGACTGGTGCCAATGCCAAGGACTTGGCTAAAAAGCCTGACATCGATGGTTTCTTGGTGGGTGGTGCTTCTCTGAAGCCAGAATTCGTGCAAATTGTCAATGCCAGACAGTAA